CATGCACAGCGCATTTCTGCAGCCAGCCTCATCTCAGCCATCATACAGAGGAGAGGCGGGAAGAGCAGCTGCTTCCTCTGACTTACAGCAAACTCCATCGTGTCTCTAACAGGTGAGCACCAACATCAAAGACCTGGAGGCCATGGGGGCACTGGCCTGCTCACTCACTCACATGGGAACAAATGGGAGGAGccaagaggaagaaaagcagggGTGGGAGTGAAGAGTAACCGTGAACCAGTTTTCATTCATCACTTTAACTGAGGCTAATGCGGCACAAAAAACCAGCACGTTTCACCTTATGAGACGAGTCTGTTTGAACTTTTAAGAGCCGTGCCGACGAGCCCTAGTGAAACAGCACAAATTAGAGGGTTGGCCTCCAGGGAGATGATGCACACAAAGACCACACACAGCACCGAGAAAACGCTGAGCAGTTAGCGAGCTGGGCTTGGTGTGCATCTCTAGCCCAGTATGCAGAAGACGGGGGCAGGAGGAACACAAACtcaggaccagcctgggttacaagtgGCAAGTTCCAGCCCTAACAGGAAGCCTCCGCTTTCCAATACCAGGAATACCACTCAGAGTCACTGCATCCTGAGACTAGCTTGCTGCATGCTTTACACATAGCTGTTTTACAGTTTCAACTTTAGGCATTATATATTTATACTGTTTACTCATAAGCAATCTTATGCCTTTCCAGATTTGGGCTTGGTACAAAAGAAAGGCTGTGCATTAAATTACAGCTGGAAATCCTAACACCTTCTTCTACTTTGAGAAGCATTATCAACAGAGCCCTCGATGGCCCTgacacctgcctgcctccatcatGAGGGTCAGCCATTCCAACTGCTGCTCTAAATACCTGCCTCCCTCAAGCAGGAAAAGCACAGTCAAAATATTCAGCCAACTAGACTGAAATTCTCTAACTTGaaactcttcctttttaaaataactagGAAAGACTGCATGCTACTACAGACAGTGTGTTCGAAAGGCCCATTTGGAGAGTTTCTGGCACTTCTAGCTAGATATCATATTACTGCAATGGGCTGCCCAGAAATCACAGGGGACCAACTCATTTCCCACCAGATTAAAGCAAAGATTAGTTCTGGCAAGTTCTCCGCTGGATTTCAGTCACCGCTTACTGGAAGTAGGAAGCCGTGTGAGGAAATGTGTCTCACAAAAACAGCACACTTTAGAACAACTCAACAACCCCGTCTCAGCCACTGCTCGACTgctgtaaaaagacaccatgaccaaaacaactgtTATCAGAGAGAGCGTTGAACTGGGAACTGCTTAAAGTTGCCCAGGGTTAAAGCCATTAGCGtcgtggtggggagcatggtggcatgcaggcaggcatggtgctggagaaggagctgagagttacatcctgatccacaggcggAGAACAAGACACTGGGCCGGGTGTGGGctttgaaacctccaagtccaACCCCGAGACACAACTCCTCCAAAAAGGCTTCACTCCtaaatctttcccaaacagttcatcaaCTGGGGACTGAGCATGCAAATGTATAAACCTACGGGGACGTTCTCCTTCACAGCGCCACAGCCTGTCACTAAAAAGACCAAGGGAAAATGCAAACTTTACTTGGGGAAGTCGCTCAGAGAAACCTCCCCATTTACAGAACATCCCCTTGGTTTTTTAACCACATCATGCCACTGCTGCTCTGAAAACACCGCAAAGGTGGCCGGGCAtgctgcgcacgcctttaatcccagcacttggaggcagaggcaggtggatctttgtgagttcaaggccagcctgggctacagagtgagttccagaacagccagagcaaACTATAGTGAGacatgtcaggaaaaaaaaagaaagaaaagaaaaccttctaAAAGGATGATTTTTCCaataacaaacttttaaaaattggacTAGATCCAGACCCCTTTCTAGACAAATCATCCCCAAAAAACTCTGAATTTTCTCAAGCAAGCATCTAGTAATGCACAGCCCACCAGACCTTTGTCCTCCTTTGTTCCTTTCTCTAGAGTAATCACGGTGCAGCCAAGTGCTTGGTGGTCTTAGGACAAAAGAAATGGAGTGCGTCTCTCTCCCAGATGGCTAAGTGTAGTACTGTAGGCAGACATGCAGAGTCCTGAGAAACCACACTCTCTCCTACACACTAATGTGTCCCCTGGACCCGGGACTCAGACACAGGAAAGCATTAGTACAACTGGCAAAATACTCTAGAAAAGAAGGTTCCAAGTCTTCAACTCTCAAATATCAAAAACCCCAATGCCagccttccagaagcttccactGTACCCTGGGAGACGACCTGTGTCATTCCCCAGTCCTTTTAGGGGCACTGAAATGGAAGGTTCTGGACTGGACCACGCTTGAGCACAGTTCCTGTTACTCCTCGGTCCTGGCgagagctggagaagggagatggagagagactaAACACAGTGCCTAGCGGGCCCTGAGAGCTTCCTCTGACTCCTCTCATCAACATGGAAGATGCCCGAAGGgtaacggagggagggagggagctttgTGAACCTGCATGGCTCCAGCATCAGTTTCTAGTGTGAGGCACCAGGGAGTCTTAGGACATGCTGGGCAGTAATGGAACCAGCAACGCCTGAAAGGCAGCAAGCAGAACCTTCACAGGGAAAGGAACCTGTAAGggtttataaataaatagataaatgcgctcaatccccagcaccaggagcaagcgtgtgtgtgtgtgtgtgtgtgtgtgtgtgtgtgtgtgtgtgtgtgtgtacatgtatattcaCCTCTGCTACTAGTGAGGGAGCGAAACTGATAAAAGCTAGAAAAGGCACCTAAGAGGGTGATACTAGTCCGCGCAGTAAAACGTACTGCCCATTTCTATTACCATGATGGGGACACCAATGTCTGGCCACAAAAGGTCCTCCGAGGGCAGCTTGGGGGAGTTCCACACCACCACTACCTTGTTCAGGTAGGGGAGGCCGTTGAGCCTCTCCAGGGAGTTCATGAGCACTTCCTCCCGCTCATAGGTCAGCATCACAACTGTGAACTGCTCCCTCGGGACATTGCCTCCAAGGGCTGCCTGGAACTCCTTGCCAGAGCCCCCAGCCCCGCCACCGATGGGCCGAAATCCGGTCCCCGAGCCCAGGAATTTGGCCTCAGAGGGCAGCACAGGGTCAAAGGGCGTGTGGGGGAAAAGATGGAAAGGCCCGGGTGCCGAGTTCCAGCTACGGTAACGGTCCGTGACGGTCAGAGTCAAGTTCCGGAGGTATTTAGGTGAGGCATAGGGCGGTTCTGTCTCCACCGGCCCCAGGTCCAGGTCCCCATTGTCAGCCATGTTGGGGTCAGTTCCTGCTGCTTTTCCTGACCGATGGGGGATCTCAGCTGCTACCTCTTCCCGGATGGGAGCAGCTGGGATCTGGATGCGCGTCCTAATCACGGCCAGCACGGTATTAAAAATACTGTCAGCAGTGGAGAAGTAGGTCTCCCAGAGAAAGCGGCCTTGCCGCCTCATGGCCAACAGATCACTGTCCGAAAGGCTGCGCAACAGGAAGTGAACCTCCGTAACTCGCGGCTTGGGCACCACCAGGGCGGCCTCGTTCCACTCCAGCATGTCATGGTACGGGAGCTGCACCTGCTCCCCCAGAACAACCGGCACGGCTCCCACTTCCAGGGCTTCGAAGAGCCGTGTTGCACACCCAGATGAAATGACCAAGTGCGGGTCCCCGGGGGTGATGATGAGGGCGAAGGTGGAGAGTTTCAGTAACTCTAGGCGGTCCTCCCGCTCCCCACAGAGCGCCCACTCGGTGGGCAGGCTGGCCTTCGGCTGGTTTTTGCAGGTAAATTCCACCAGCACCTGATCTAGCTTGCTGTCCTGGACAGCCTTCAGGGTGGCAATGATCCGGTCATCATAGTCAGCGGGCGGGTcgccctccatctcttcctcaaaGGAACGGGCCTCCTGAAGGCTAGACCTCAGGGACTCAATCTTCTCCCCCTGGAAAGTGAAGAGATATTTCCGCTTAACTGGCACCTGCGGTGGGATCTCCATGAAGTTGGGTTCCGACATGGCATGGACAAGCGGCGACACTACCAAATCGAAGCCAGGCCTGTACTGGGCAGCATAGAACGTGGACTGGGCCACCATGGCCCGGCCTGTACTGACGTTGTACAGCAAATTCTGTGTGTCCGACTTCCGGGACAGGTTGATGATGACGTGGTTGTGCCCATCCGTCCTCCAGTGCGGCAGAGAATACAGCTGCTTCTCGAGGTCGGCGGGCCGCAGCAGGGCAGGCTCCTGCATTTCCCCCACCAACACCACATACAGGCAGGCAATGGCTGCGTTTTCTGTCACGTAGACATTGGCTCTCACCGTAGCCTGAAAAGCCTGCTTGACCAAAGGGTCCAGGTAGCTCCCAAAGGCCAACTGGTCACTGTCATAGACATAGAcagggaagccagaggtcaggggacagcggGAGTAATCAAAGCAGTTGTGTAGCCGGCAGCCCCGAGTGACCTTGGGGGGCGGGAGGCCAGCATCATCCTTCTCGGGGAGCAGTCGGATGGGCAGGGACAGTTTGGGCTGGTTCTGGGCCATCAGCTCCTTGTAGGAGTGCTCCGTCTGGCTGATGACGTTCTTGAGCTGCAGCAGGTCCTGCTTGGCATTCTCTATGCTCTTCTTACAGGCTTCAATCTTGAGGTTCAGCTTGGCGATTTCACTGTTCAGCTCTTGCCGCTTGGCTTCCAGCTGTAGCAGCTCTTCGCTCACGGACTCACGGATCCGACAAAGATCTAGAACGTGTTTGACCTCACAGAGCTCGTTGCCAGCCCGAGGCCCAAAGATGCGCTTGCCGGCTTCATCTGCCTCATCTAGAGTGGTGAGGTAATAGTGAGCGATGAGGGGGAAGAAGACCAGGATGATGAAGAGGGTAAAACTCAGCCACGTCAGCCGGATGCGGTTGGACCAGCGCAGCATACAGGTCTGACCACCATTCCCCGCTCCCCCATTCCGCAGCATGGTATAGCCTGTCATGAGTTCTCCGTGGCTCTTGCCCACTCTGATCACGTTGGATCACTCGCCATAACCATGAGTCTGTTTGCCAAAACTCAACCTCTTTCTCACTCACAAGTTCCCGGAAGAGTCAGTGTGCTCCCTGCACAAGGCACCAGATAAAATGGAAATTTCATTTTCCTCAGCCGTGACTCAGAAGGCCTCGAACCCTAGTCAGGCAGAGCCGAAGTATTGGCTGTTGTCATCAAATAGAAAAAGGTACCACGTGGCTGATGGGATGAGAAGGAAGAGATCCATGGTGTTTGAAATCCAGGGAAAAGGCCCCGGGCTCGGAGGGACCGTTTTAACTGCCATAGCGTCTGTTCCTTGGCTTTGCTGCCCAGCCAGTACGCATAGCTTCTATTCAAGTTAGGCAGTGACGGGTAAAAAGAGCTGGCAGTTGGAAATGCCAGCCCTGTCCTCCACGCCACTACCAACCATCAGGCCTGCAAAGGAAGGAGAATCTTGTCAGTCTTGAGAAGATTATATTCGAAGCTCCATTCCCATCCCACAGGCCAGGCCCTGCACAGTGGTTACTACCTGAGACCTGGGCACCTCGGGAGATGAGGGGAAGCAACGTCCATCTAACCTTGGTCCTCGCCTGACATGAAAGTCTCCTTGTGAACTGCTCAACACAAACAGCCCTGAGCAGCTCAATTTGTTAAATTTAGACTTGAAAAGCGTTGAGGGCTCTTTGAACTTCACCAGGAATAGATAAAAGGTATTCCCCAGTTTGTTCTATTTACCTCCCATTAGCAGACATCAGGCACTCCTTAAAATAGAAACAGTGACTTGGCCTTTCAGAGAGAACAGTATACTTAGAAATGAGAGGCATCGTCCTTCACCCTTCAGGGATGGACCTGCTGTCGGCCCTCATGGTCAGTGACCTAATCTTGCAAAATGGAGATGAGTGCATGCAGAGAAGAAGGCATTATCGTGCTATGACATGAAGTAGAGACTCTGCACTCTGACCCAGCACCCCAGCCCCCTCACCAGCTCTACAAGCCCAACATATAGGAGCTGCCTACCTACCTTCCCTTCAAACTGGCATACCCAGAAGTCAAGTCATACTGCTCTGTGCCAAGGGAGGGTGTATGTAGGTAGCACtcgggctgaggcaggagcatcttgagttcaaggccagcttgggctacacagtgagaccctgcttcacaaaagaaaacaaaagtatatGTGGCTACAATGCACTCTTGACACATCGGACATGTGTCAAGAAGAACTGCCTAGCATGTGTAATAACCCTTGACCTCATCAAACTCTGCAGCGTCTAAGAGACAGTCTAAGGCATACACAGCTGCAGAGCATCTGTCTATCTTGTCAAATCTGTGAATTCAATGCCCGGAAGGGGGATGGGAAGAGTCCACCACAGCAGGAGCACATCTGCAAGGCAGTGCACTGTCTCACAGAGGCTCAGCCACCCCAGCCCCCATC
The nucleotide sequence above comes from Peromyscus maniculatus bairdii isolate BWxNUB_F1_BW_parent chromosome 9, HU_Pman_BW_mat_3.1, whole genome shotgun sequence. Encoded proteins:
- the Extl3 gene encoding exostosin-like 3 isoform X4; the encoded protein is MTGYTMLRNGGAGNGGQTCMLRWSNRIRLTWLSFTLFIILVFFPLIAHYYLTTLDEADEAGKRIFGPRAGNELCEVKHVLDLCRIRESVSEELLQLEAKRQELNSEIAKLNLKIEACKKSIENAKQDLLQLKNVISQTEHSYKELMAQNQPKLSLPIRLLPEKDDAGLPPPKVTRGCRLHNCFDYSRCPLTSGFPVYVYDSDQLAFGSYLDPLVKQAFQATVRANVYVTENAAIACLYVVLVGEMQEPALLRPADLEKQLYSLPHWRTDGHNHVIINLSRKSDTQNLLYNVSTGRAMVAQSTFYAAQYRPGFDLVVSPLVHAMSEPNFMEIPPQVPVKRKYLFTFQGEKIESLRSSLQEARSFEEEMEGDPPADYDDRIIATLKAVQDSKLDQVLVEFTCKNQPKASLPTEWALCGEREDRLELLKLSTFALIITPGDPHLVISSGCATRLFEALEVGAVPVVLGEQVQLPYHDMLEWNEAALVVPKPRVTEVHFLLRSLSDSDLLAMRRQGRFLWETYFSTADSIFNTVLAVIRTRIQIPAAPIREEVAAEIPHRSGKAAGTDPNMADNGDLDLGPVETEPPYASPKYLRNLTLTVTDRYRSWNSAPGPFHLFPHTPFDPVLPSEAKFLGSGTGFRPIGGGAGGSGKEFQAALGGNVPREQFTVVMLTYEREEVLMNSLERLNGLPYLNKVVRTEKNSLNNRFLPWNEIETEAILSIDDDAHLRHDEIMFGFRVWREARDRIVGFPGRYHAWDIPHQSWLYNSNYSCELSMVLTGAAFFHKAIRDMVDEYINCEDIAMNFLVSHITRKPPIKVTSRWTFRCPGCPQALSHDDSHFHERHKCINFFVKVYGYMPLLYTQFRVDSVLFKTRLPHDKTKCFKFI
- the Extl3 gene encoding exostosin-like 3 isoform X1, translated to MTGYTMLRNGGAGNGGQTCMLRWSNRIRLTWLSFTLFIILVFFPLIAHYYLTTLDEADEAGKRIFGPRAGNELCEVKHVLDLCRIRESVSEELLQLEAKRQELNSEIAKLNLKIEACKKSIENAKQDLLQLKNVISQTEHSYKELMAQNQPKLSLPIRLLPEKDDAGLPPPKVTRGCRLHNCFDYSRCPLTSGFPVYVYDSDQLAFGSYLDPLVKQAFQATVRANVYVTENAAIACLYVVLVGEMQEPALLRPADLEKQLYSLPHWRTDGHNHVIINLSRKSDTQNLLYNVSTGRAMVAQSTFYAAQYRPGFDLVVSPLVHAMSEPNFMEIPPQVPVKRKYLFTFQGEKIESLRSSLQEARSFEEEMEGDPPADYDDRIIATLKAVQDSKLDQVLVEFTCKNQPKASLPTEWALCGEREDRLELLKLSTFALIITPGDPHLVISSGCATRLFEALEVGAVPVVLGEQVQLPYHDMLEWNEAALVVPKPRVTEVHFLLRSLSDSDLLAMRRQGRFLWETYFSTADSIFNTVLAVIRTRIQIPAAPIREEVAAEIPHRSGKAAGTDPNMADNGDLDLGPVETEPPYASPKYLRNLTLTVTDRYRSWNSAPGPFHLFPHTPFDPVLPSEAKFLGSGTGFRPIGGGAGGSGKEFQAALGGNVPREQFTVVMLTYEREEVLMNSLERLNGLPYLNKVVVVWNSPKLPSEDLLWPDIGVPIMVVRTEKNSLNNRFLPWNEIETEAILSIDDDAHLRHDEIMFGFRVWREARDRIVGFPGRYHAWDIPHQSWLYNSNYSCELSMVLTGAAFFHKYYAYLYSYVMPQAIRDMVDEYINCEDIAMNFLVSHITRKPPIKVTSRWTFRCPGCPQALSHDDSHFHERHKCINFFVKVYGYMPLLYTQFRVDSVLFKTRLPHDKTKCFKFI
- the Extl3 gene encoding exostosin-like 3 isoform X3, with translation MTGYTMLRNGGAGNGGQTCMLRWSNRIRLTWLSFTLFIILVFFPLIAHYYLTTLDEADEAGKRIFGPRAGNELCEVKHVLDLCRIRESVSEELLQLEAKRQELNSEIAKLNLKIEACKKSIENAKQDLLQLKNVISQTEHSYKELMAQNQPKLSLPIRLLPEKDDAGLPPPKVTRGCRLHNCFDYSRCPLTSGFPVYVYDSDQLAFGSYLDPLVKQAFQATVRANVYVTENAAIACLYVVLVGEMQEPALLRPADLEKQLYSLPHWRTDGHNHVIINLSRKSDTQNLLYNVSTGRAMVAQSTFYAAQYRPGFDLVVSPLVHAMSEPNFMEIPPQVPVKRKYLFTFQGEKIESLRSSLQEARSFEEEMEGDPPADYDDRIIATLKAVQDSKLDQVLVEFTCKNQPKASLPTEWALCGEREDRLELLKLSTFALIITPGDPHLVISSGCATRLFEALEVGAVPVVLGEQVQLPYHDMLEWNEAALVVPKPRVTEVHFLLRSLSDSDLLAMRRQGRFLWETYFSTADSIFNTVLAVIRTRIQIPAAPIREEVAAEIPHRSGKAAGTDPNMADNGDLDLGPVETEPPYASPKYLRNLTLTVTDRYRSWNSAPGPFHLFPHTPFDPVLPSEAKFLGSGTGFRPIGGGAGGSGKEFQAALGGNVPREQFTVVMLTYEREEVLMNSLERLNGLPYLNKVVRTEKNSLNNRFLPWNEIETEAILSIDDDAHLRHDEIMFGFRVWREARDRIVGFPGRYHAWDIPHQSWLYNSNYSCELSMVLTGAAFFHKYYAYLYSYVMPQAIRDMVDEYINCEDIAMNFLVSHITRKPPIKVTSRWTFRCPGCPQALSHDDSHFHERHKCINFFVKVYGYMPLLYTQFRVDSVLFKTRLPHDKTKCFKFI
- the Extl3 gene encoding exostosin-like 3 isoform X2; this translates as MTGYTMLRNGGAGNGGQTCMLRWSNRIRLTWLSFTLFIILVFFPLIAHYYLTTLDEADEAGKRIFGPRAGNELCEVKHVLDLCRIRESVSEELLQLEAKRQELNSEIAKLNLKIEACKKSIENAKQDLLQLKNVISQTEHSYKELMAQNQPKLSLPIRLLPEKDDAGLPPPKVTRGCRLHNCFDYSRCPLTSGFPVYVYDSDQLAFGSYLDPLVKQAFQATVRANVYVTENAAIACLYVVLVGEMQEPALLRPADLEKQLYSLPHWRTDGHNHVIINLSRKSDTQNLLYNVSTGRAMVAQSTFYAAQYRPGFDLVVSPLVHAMSEPNFMEIPPQVPVKRKYLFTFQGEKIESLRSSLQEARSFEEEMEGDPPADYDDRIIATLKAVQDSKLDQVLVEFTCKNQPKASLPTEWALCGEREDRLELLKLSTFALIITPGDPHLVISSGCATRLFEALEVGAVPVVLGEQVQLPYHDMLEWNEAALVVPKPRVTEVHFLLRSLSDSDLLAMRRQGRFLWETYFSTADSIFNTVLAVIRTRIQIPAAPIREEVAAEIPHRSGKAAGTDPNMADNGDLDLGPVETEPPYASPKYLRNLTLTVTDRYRSWNSAPGPFHLFPHTPFDPVLPSEAKFLGSGTGFRPIGGGAGGSGKEFQAALGGNVPREQFTVVMLTYEREEVLMNSLERLNGLPYLNKVVVVWNSPKLPSEDLLWPDIGVPIMVVRTEKNSLNNRFLPWNEIETEAILSIDDDAHLRHDEIMFGFRVWREARDRIVGFPGRYHAWDIPHQSWLYNSNYSCELSMVLTGAAFFHKAIRDMVDEYINCEDIAMNFLVSHITRKPPIKVTSRWTFRCPGCPQALSHDDSHFHERHKCINFFVKVYGYMPLLYTQFRVDSVLFKTRLPHDKTKCFKFI